A window of Brachybacterium fresconis contains these coding sequences:
- a CDS encoding bifunctional DNA primase/polymerase, which translates to MMAATDALADVLRQMTGPWTVSDAARELATAGVPVFPCVPGRKRPLTEHGFHDATTDPGQVEAWWRTHPDANLAVPTGATSGMVGVDVDVHAPTDGYEAFERAHRAGLVSGWAFLVSTPSGGMHAYYPATPAQTQRSWQAARAGVDFRGDGGYILVPPSMVSISGAAVGYRVRQINSGSSATLDSDRLREFLDPRPTPPPRTGNDVQRSLDVSRLATWVAARGEGERNRGLFWAACRLAENGAPAPEALDVLAAAASQSGLGEREITATVRSAYRTILPPAGPSSSVQGSSRAADGWFALEATVRPPTPVRGLP; encoded by the coding sequence GTGATGGCCGCTACGGACGCGCTCGCGGATGTGCTGAGGCAGATGACCGGGCCATGGACGGTCTCCGACGCAGCACGCGAACTCGCCACCGCAGGCGTGCCGGTGTTCCCGTGCGTGCCGGGCCGGAAGCGCCCGCTCACCGAGCACGGGTTCCACGACGCCACCACCGATCCTGGCCAGGTGGAGGCCTGGTGGCGGACGCACCCGGATGCGAACCTCGCTGTCCCCACCGGCGCCACCTCCGGGATGGTGGGGGTGGATGTCGATGTTCACGCCCCCACCGACGGGTACGAGGCGTTTGAGCGCGCCCACCGTGCCGGCCTCGTGTCGGGGTGGGCGTTCCTGGTGTCCACGCCGTCGGGCGGGATGCACGCCTACTACCCGGCGACACCGGCCCAGACGCAGCGCTCGTGGCAGGCCGCGCGCGCCGGTGTGGACTTCCGTGGCGACGGCGGCTACATCCTCGTCCCACCTTCGATGGTGTCCATCAGCGGTGCAGCTGTCGGCTACCGGGTGCGGCAGATCAATAGCGGCTCCTCAGCGACGCTGGATTCGGACCGGTTGCGGGAGTTCCTCGACCCGCGCCCGACGCCGCCGCCCAGGACGGGCAACGACGTGCAGCGGTCCTTGGATGTGTCGCGGCTGGCGACGTGGGTCGCTGCCCGCGGCGAAGGGGAACGGAACCGGGGCCTGTTCTGGGCCGCCTGCCGACTGGCCGAGAACGGTGCCCCGGCCCCCGAGGCGCTCGATGTGCTCGCGGCCGCTGCCTCGCAATCGGGGTTGGGCGAGCGGGAAATCACCGCGACCGTCCGCTCGGCCTACCGCACCATCCTGCCCCCAGCAGGCCCTTCGTCATCAGTGCAGGGGTCGTCGCGGGCCGCGGACGGGTGGTTTGCTCTCGAGGCGACCGTGCGTCCGCCCACTCCGGTGCGTGGGCTGCCATGA